The following are encoded in a window of Bordetella genomosp. 10 genomic DNA:
- a CDS encoding DUF1090 domain-containing protein, with the protein MSKSPVLKNFVSLSTATPRRSIPTRSPGTDARSRGAIRHVLALAALLAWAPAHAAEPPVQERLQGCAGKKQDIERELRYARESGNKARVQGLQAALAGADQCTDAGLRQEREGKVRDAQAKVKEREDELAEKQAKGKKKDIAKAQRKLDEARADLSAAQAELYR; encoded by the coding sequence ATGTCCAAGTCCCCGGTTCTGAAGAACTTTGTTTCGCTGAGCACCGCTACGCCGAGGCGTTCGATCCCGACGCGTTCTCCGGGGACGGACGCTCGTTCGCGGGGCGCGATCCGCCATGTCCTGGCCCTCGCGGCCTTGCTCGCCTGGGCGCCCGCGCACGCCGCGGAGCCGCCGGTCCAGGAACGCCTGCAAGGCTGCGCCGGGAAGAAGCAGGACATCGAGCGCGAGCTGCGCTATGCCCGGGAAAGCGGCAACAAGGCCCGCGTGCAGGGCCTGCAGGCGGCGCTGGCGGGCGCTGACCAGTGCACCGACGCCGGCTTGCGGCAGGAACGCGAGGGCAAGGTGCGCGACGCCCAGGCCAAGGTCAAGGAGCGCGAGGACGAGCTCGCCGAAAAGCAGGCCAAGGGCAAGAAGAAGGACATCGCCAAGGCGCAGCGCAAGCTCGACGAGGCGCGCGCCGACCTCAGTGCCGCCCAGGCGGAACTCTATCGCTGA
- a CDS encoding response regulator — protein sequence MAKIMVVDDEAALARIVRDALANAGHRVYMETDGLAALSRMVELKPDLVISDVMMPGMGGASLLTAMRDNAYLQEVPCIVMSGLPEDSVSVACGDNYSAFLAKPFDLDDLVTVVGRTLNGHA from the coding sequence ATGGCAAAGATTATGGTGGTCGATGATGAGGCCGCCCTCGCAAGAATCGTACGTGATGCCCTGGCCAACGCGGGGCATCGCGTCTATATGGAAACCGATGGGCTGGCGGCGCTGTCGCGCATGGTCGAGCTGAAACCGGATCTGGTGATTTCCGACGTCATGATGCCCGGCATGGGCGGCGCGTCCCTCCTGACCGCCATGCGGGACAATGCCTACCTGCAGGAAGTGCCTTGCATCGTCATGAGCGGCCTGCCCGAGGACTCCGTGTCGGTCGCCTGCGGCGACAACTATTCGGCCTTCCTGGCCAAGCCCTTCGACCTGGATGACCTGGTGACGGTCGTGGGCCGGACCTTGAACGGCCACGCTTGA
- a CDS encoding ABC transporter permease subunit (The N-terminal region of this protein, as described by TIGR01726, is a three transmembrane segment that identifies a subfamily of ABC transporter permease subunits, which specificities that include histidine, arginine, glutamine, glutamate, L-cystine (sic), the opines (in Agrobacterium) octopine and nopaline, etc.): protein MRRLLGAAGGGLLLAALAAFLLAYLQHAQTARGVRGGFGFLEQAAGFRMAEGLFAVAPEQSYGLALVAGLVNTLTVAAIALPCATLLGGVLGLMRLSRHPLLARAGALAVEPLRNTPVLLQLFVWYGLLLNLPDVRHAWTPLPGVLLSNRGLALPAPHGAWPYAAALAAWASAAWTLRRGSAGAGKPRTGKPGGAPARAAGARRWSILAALALALLAWLWLEAPAATLDLPRRQGFGLRGGWQISVEFAALILGLAVFHAAYIADIMRGAVRAVPLGLVEAGQALALTPGRLWRRVILPNAARAGLPPYANQCLAVIKNSTLAIAIGYQDLMAVINTAITQTGLALEGMTLATGIYLALAMSLGAGLAAWNRRLSRQDAGSFHGPRWGARLPSSRLAAAALWGTPARVVVTLLTSGLLGWLAWRLSSWGLLDAIWRDPTACAADGAGACWAAVRLNFPLLVYGTMPAADRPAATVAIVALAAGVWSGALAGGWPWRARLYAAGLAGVVALSALAGWPWGHALPVPRWNGLLATLLLAVAALLLALPLAMLLALARRARRALLAWPAALVIEAARGVPLPAQLLFASFVLPLLFDGGIAKFWMALAALALHTACLLAEVLRGALQAVPAGQLSAARALGMTTASAYWHVVWPQARRIGTPAALGVFVGAVKDTSLVGIIGVFDLLGAAKAVVADTVWRPYHVELYASVALFYFCVCALLSRAARRAEAGAA, encoded by the coding sequence GTGCGACGCCTGCTCGGCGCCGCCGGCGGCGGTCTGCTCCTGGCCGCCCTGGCGGCGTTCCTGCTGGCGTATCTGCAGCATGCGCAGACGGCGCGCGGGGTGCGGGGCGGCTTCGGCTTCCTCGAACAGGCCGCGGGCTTTCGCATGGCCGAAGGCCTGTTCGCGGTCGCGCCCGAGCAGTCCTACGGGCTGGCCCTCGTCGCCGGCCTGGTCAACACCCTGACCGTGGCGGCGATCGCCCTGCCTTGCGCGACCTTGCTGGGCGGGGTGCTGGGCCTGATGCGCCTGTCGCGCCACCCGCTGCTGGCGCGCGCCGGCGCCCTGGCGGTCGAGCCCCTGCGCAACACGCCGGTCCTGCTGCAGTTGTTCGTCTGGTACGGCCTGCTGCTCAACCTGCCCGACGTGCGCCATGCGTGGACGCCCCTGCCCGGCGTGCTCCTGTCCAATCGCGGCCTGGCCTTGCCCGCGCCGCACGGCGCATGGCCTTATGCGGCGGCGCTGGCGGCCTGGGCGAGCGCCGCCTGGACGCTGCGGCGCGGAAGCGCGGGCGCCGGGAAGCCACGGACCGGGAAGCCGGGCGGCGCGCCGGCGCGCGCGGCCGGCGCCCGGCGCTGGTCGATACTGGCGGCGCTGGCGTTGGCCCTCCTCGCATGGCTATGGTTGGAGGCCCCCGCGGCAACGCTCGACCTCCCCCGCAGGCAAGGCTTCGGCCTGCGCGGCGGCTGGCAGATCAGCGTCGAGTTCGCCGCGCTGATCCTGGGCCTGGCGGTTTTCCATGCGGCGTACATCGCGGACATCATGCGCGGCGCCGTACGCGCGGTTCCGCTGGGCCTGGTCGAGGCGGGCCAGGCGCTGGCCCTGACGCCGGGCCGGCTGTGGCGCCGCGTCATCCTGCCCAACGCCGCGCGCGCCGGCCTGCCGCCCTACGCCAACCAATGCCTGGCCGTCATCAAGAACAGCACGCTGGCCATCGCCATCGGCTACCAGGATCTCATGGCCGTGATCAACACCGCGATCACGCAGACGGGCCTGGCGCTCGAAGGCATGACGCTGGCGACGGGGATATACCTGGCGCTCGCCATGTCGCTCGGCGCCGGACTGGCGGCCTGGAACCGGCGCCTGAGCCGGCAGGACGCCGGCAGTTTCCACGGTCCGCGCTGGGGCGCCCGGCTACCGTCTTCCCGCCTGGCCGCCGCCGCGCTGTGGGGCACGCCCGCGCGCGTCGTCGTGACGCTGCTGACGTCGGGGCTATTGGGGTGGCTGGCGTGGCGCCTGTCGTCCTGGGGACTGCTGGACGCCATATGGCGGGATCCGACCGCCTGCGCCGCCGATGGCGCCGGCGCCTGCTGGGCGGCCGTGCGGCTGAACTTCCCCTTGCTGGTCTACGGCACGATGCCGGCGGCGGACCGGCCCGCGGCCACCGTGGCCATCGTCGCCCTGGCCGCCGGCGTGTGGAGCGGCGCGCTGGCCGGCGGCTGGCCCTGGCGGGCACGGCTGTATGCGGCCGGCCTGGCGGGAGTCGTCGCGCTGTCCGCCCTGGCCGGCTGGCCCTGGGGCCATGCCTTGCCCGTGCCGCGCTGGAACGGCCTGCTGGCCACCCTGCTGCTGGCCGTCGCCGCGCTGCTGCTCGCCCTGCCGCTGGCCATGCTGCTGGCGCTGGCCCGGCGCGCGCGGCGCGCCCTCCTGGCCTGGCCGGCGGCGCTCGTCATCGAAGCCGCGCGCGGCGTGCCCCTGCCGGCGCAACTGCTGTTCGCGTCCTTCGTGCTGCCGCTGCTTTTCGACGGCGGCATCGCCAAGTTCTGGATGGCGCTGGCGGCCCTGGCGCTGCACACCGCCTGCCTGCTGGCCGAAGTGCTGCGCGGCGCCCTGCAGGCGGTGCCGGCGGGACAACTGAGTGCCGCGCGCGCCCTCGGCATGACGACGGCGTCCGCCTATTGGCACGTCGTCTGGCCGCAAGCCCGCCGCATCGGCACGCCGGCCGCATTGGGCGTCTTCGTCGGCGCCGTCAAGGACACCTCGCTGGTGGGCATCATCGGGGTCTTCGACCTGCTGGGCGCGGCCAAGGCCGTGGTCGCGGATACCGTCTGGCGGCCCTACCACGTCGAACTCTATGCCAGCGTGGCGCTGTTCTACTTCTGCGTCTGCGCCCTGTTGTCGCGCGCCGCCCGGCGCGCGGAAGCCGGCGCGGCCTGA
- a CDS encoding amino acid ABC transporter substrate-binding protein, with protein sequence MLRFLAAGALALAAQLAVAQAASAETTVERITKRGELVCGVSQGSAGLSIADSQGRWTGLDADLCRALAAAVLGDAGKVRYVPLSSQQRFPALQSGEIDVLNRNTTITSGRDAGLGIVSAGIVFYDGQGFLVPRRLNVKSARELDGAQVCVQPGTVNEQNLVDYFRKNKLAYRPVVIENLVELEQAFYAGRCDVYLSDVSTLAASRAARAGKPDDFVILPERINKSPLGPFVRQDDPQWIAIVRWTVNGLVAAEELGVTSRNVDQQDKSQDAQVRRLLGLDPGVGKSFGLRETWLRDVIRAVGNYGEIWDRNLGPATPLKLERGLNALWTQGGLLYSPPFQ encoded by the coding sequence ATGCTCCGATTTCTGGCGGCCGGCGCCCTGGCGCTGGCCGCGCAACTGGCCGTCGCGCAGGCCGCTTCGGCCGAGACCACGGTCGAGCGCATTACCAAGCGCGGCGAGCTGGTGTGCGGCGTCAGCCAGGGCTCGGCGGGGCTGTCCATCGCCGACAGCCAGGGCCGGTGGACCGGCCTGGACGCGGACCTGTGCCGCGCTCTCGCGGCGGCGGTGCTCGGCGACGCCGGGAAAGTGCGTTATGTGCCGCTCAGTTCGCAGCAGCGCTTTCCGGCGCTGCAATCGGGCGAGATCGACGTCCTCAACCGCAATACCACCATCACGTCGGGCCGCGACGCGGGGCTGGGCATCGTCTCGGCCGGCATCGTCTTCTACGACGGCCAGGGTTTCCTCGTGCCGCGCAGGTTGAACGTGAAGAGCGCCAGGGAACTGGACGGCGCCCAGGTGTGCGTGCAGCCGGGCACGGTCAACGAACAGAACCTGGTCGACTACTTCAGGAAGAACAAGCTGGCCTATCGGCCCGTGGTCATCGAGAACCTGGTCGAACTGGAGCAGGCTTTCTACGCCGGCCGCTGCGACGTGTACCTGTCCGACGTCTCCACCCTGGCGGCCAGCCGCGCGGCGCGCGCCGGCAAGCCCGACGATTTCGTCATCCTGCCGGAACGCATCAACAAGTCGCCGCTGGGACCTTTCGTGCGCCAGGACGACCCGCAATGGATCGCCATCGTGCGCTGGACCGTGAATGGCCTGGTGGCGGCGGAAGAACTGGGCGTGACCTCGCGCAACGTCGACCAGCAGGACAAGAGCCAGGATGCGCAGGTGCGGCGCCTGCTGGGCCTGGACCCCGGCGTGGGCAAGAGCTTCGGCCTGCGCGAAACCTGGCTGCGCGACGTCATCCGCGCCGTCGGCAACTACGGCGAGATCTGGGACCGCAATCTCGGGCCGGCCACGCCGCTCAAGCTGGAGCGCGGCCTCAACGCGCTGTGGACGCAAGGCGGCCTGCTGTATTCGCCGCCCTTCCAGTAA
- a CDS encoding aminotransferase class V-fold PLP-dependent enzyme — MSWQQAFREHFPVLREKTYANIAYTSPVAPVVTRAVADFLDGITHARSDKPQWLADADALRARLARLIGGEGRRLAFTKNTTEGINIVAQGLDWEAGDNVVVDDQEHPTNALPWLNLRRKGVELRVARARDHYFDVDDLWARVDARTRLVAVSWVQYSTGLRVDIAELGRRCAARGIWLVVDGIQAAGLLRAQADAWHVDAFAAGAHKGLLGPLGVGLLHVSPRLLDALAPAHVGPNGVTTLDKAGARWEIAVADAGDARRLETGNLNFPAIAGWRAAVDLIEAGDPARIEPHVLSLAAQLGHGLRELGLDVVSPPAGPAASTTQALRLPDPQAALARLARAGIVATIVEYGYLRLSVGAYNDTRDIENILRAAASLR, encoded by the coding sequence ATGAGTTGGCAGCAGGCGTTTCGCGAACACTTTCCCGTCCTGCGGGAAAAGACCTATGCCAATATCGCCTATACCAGTCCGGTGGCGCCGGTGGTGACGCGGGCCGTGGCGGATTTCCTGGACGGCATTACGCATGCGCGCAGCGATAAGCCGCAATGGCTGGCCGATGCCGATGCGTTGCGCGCGCGGCTGGCCCGCCTGATCGGCGGCGAGGGGCGCCGTCTGGCGTTTACCAAGAACACCACCGAGGGCATCAACATCGTCGCCCAGGGCTTGGACTGGGAGGCCGGCGACAACGTGGTGGTGGACGACCAGGAGCATCCGACCAATGCCTTGCCGTGGCTGAACCTGCGCCGCAAGGGCGTGGAGCTGCGGGTGGCGCGGGCGCGCGACCATTATTTCGACGTGGACGACCTTTGGGCCCGCGTCGATGCGCGCACCCGCCTGGTCGCCGTGTCCTGGGTGCAGTACAGCACCGGCCTGCGCGTGGATATCGCCGAACTCGGCCGCCGCTGCGCGGCGCGAGGCATCTGGCTGGTGGTGGACGGCATCCAGGCCGCGGGCCTGCTGCGCGCGCAGGCCGACGCCTGGCATGTGGACGCTTTCGCGGCCGGCGCACACAAGGGCTTGCTGGGTCCGCTGGGCGTGGGGCTGCTGCATGTCTCCCCGCGCCTGCTGGATGCGCTGGCGCCGGCGCATGTCGGCCCCAACGGCGTCACCACCCTGGACAAGGCCGGCGCGCGGTGGGAGATCGCCGTGGCCGACGCGGGCGATGCCCGGCGCCTGGAAACCGGCAACCTGAACTTCCCGGCCATCGCCGGCTGGCGCGCGGCGGTGGACCTGATCGAGGCGGGCGATCCGGCGCGCATCGAACCCCATGTCCTGTCGCTGGCGGCGCAATTGGGCCATGGCCTGCGCGAGCTGGGGCTGGACGTGGTGTCGCCGCCTGCCGGTCCCGCTGCCAGCACCACGCAGGCGCTGCGCCTGCCGGATCCGCAAGCGGCGCTGGCGCGCCTGGCCCGGGCTGGTATCGTGGCGACGATCGTGGAGTATGGTTACCTGCGCCTGTCGGTGGGCGCCTACAACGACACGCGCGATATCGAGAATATCCTGCGCGCGGCGGCTTCCCTGCGCTGA
- a CDS encoding O-acetylhomoserine aminocarboxypropyltransferase/cysteine synthase family protein: protein MADPKTSTPDTAAPAAPDWKFETLAVHGGYRPDPTTRAVAVPIYQTVAFAFDDTQHGADLFDLKVPGNIYTRIMNPTQDVLEQRVAALEGGIAALALASGQAAVTYAILTLAEAGDNIVSASTLYGGTYNLFAHTLPQYGIQTRFADPRDVASFEPLIDERTKAVFIESVGNPLGNVTDIGALAALAHRHGVPLIVDNTVASPYLLRPIEHGADIVVQSLTKYLGGHGTSLGGAIVDSGKFPWDRHKARFKRLNEPDVSYHGVVYTEAFGPAAYIGRARVVPLRNTGAAISPFNAFQILQGIETLALRVDRIVDNAQKAASFLRGHPKVEWVNYAGFEDHPQHALVQKYLGGRAPGLFTFGIKGGRAAGAAFQDALRLFTRLVNIGDAKSLATHPASTTHRQLDPAELEKAGVREETVRLSIGIEHIDDLLADLDQALAKV from the coding sequence ATGGCAGACCCCAAGACATCCACCCCGGACACGGCCGCTCCGGCCGCCCCCGACTGGAAATTCGAGACCCTGGCCGTGCACGGCGGCTATCGCCCCGATCCCACCACGCGCGCCGTGGCCGTGCCCATCTACCAGACGGTGGCCTTCGCCTTCGACGACACGCAGCACGGGGCGGACCTGTTCGACCTCAAGGTGCCGGGCAATATCTACACGCGCATCATGAATCCCACCCAGGACGTCCTGGAACAGCGCGTGGCCGCGCTGGAAGGCGGCATCGCCGCGTTGGCGCTGGCGTCCGGCCAGGCGGCCGTGACGTACGCCATCCTGACCCTGGCCGAGGCGGGCGACAACATCGTGTCGGCCAGCACGCTCTACGGCGGCACGTACAACCTGTTCGCGCACACGCTGCCGCAATACGGCATCCAGACCCGCTTCGCGGACCCGCGCGACGTCGCCTCCTTCGAACCGTTGATCGACGAACGCACCAAGGCGGTGTTCATCGAGTCGGTCGGCAATCCGCTGGGCAACGTCACGGACATCGGCGCGCTGGCGGCATTGGCGCATCGCCACGGCGTGCCCCTGATCGTGGACAACACGGTGGCGTCGCCCTATCTGCTGCGCCCCATCGAGCATGGCGCCGACATCGTGGTGCAGTCGCTGACCAAGTACCTGGGCGGCCATGGCACCAGCCTGGGAGGCGCCATCGTCGACAGCGGCAAGTTCCCGTGGGACCGGCACAAGGCCCGCTTCAAGCGCCTGAACGAGCCGGACGTCAGCTACCACGGCGTGGTGTACACCGAAGCCTTCGGCCCGGCCGCCTACATCGGCCGGGCGCGCGTGGTGCCGCTGCGCAATACCGGCGCGGCGATCTCGCCCTTCAATGCGTTCCAGATCCTGCAAGGCATCGAGACGCTGGCATTGCGGGTGGACCGCATCGTCGACAATGCCCAGAAGGCGGCGTCCTTCCTGCGCGGCCATCCCAAGGTCGAGTGGGTGAACTATGCCGGCTTCGAGGATCATCCGCAGCACGCGCTGGTGCAGAAGTACCTGGGCGGCCGCGCGCCGGGCCTGTTCACGTTCGGCATCAAGGGCGGCCGCGCCGCCGGCGCGGCGTTCCAGGATGCGCTGCGGCTGTTTACGCGCCTGGTGAACATCGGCGACGCCAAGTCGCTGGCCACGCATCCGGCCTCGACCACGCACCGCCAGCTCGATCCGGCCGAATTGGAAAAGGCCGGCGTGCGCGAGGAAACCGTGCGGCTGTCCATCGGCATCGAGCACATCGACGACCTGCTGGCCGACCTGGACCAGGCGCTGGCCAAGGTCTGA
- a CDS encoding LLM class flavin-dependent oxidoreductase: MITSDAPRELHLNVNVLHSGFLPSAWRVPQADPYAFADIGHYVAIARMAEAAKLDAVFLADNAAIADQIQYRSITALEPTVLLAVLAASTSRIGLIGTASTSYNEPYNIARRFATLDHVSRGRAGWNIVTTADLPSARNFNRDDVPEHGARYARGDEFTRVVKDLWDSWADDAFLGDKAAGRFTDPRRIRPIAHEGEYFKVQGPLNLPRPPQGHPVLVQAGASGDGRELAARHAEAVFSASISLDEARAYRRDLHERAERHGRGPRAIKVLPGLTTIIGDTEAAALRRRDELVDLIPWEYSLNRLAGTLGIAPDRIDPDKPLPQDLPLPNGGRGNHTFFHATLAAGRRTGLTARQLVRELAGGGGHRVIVGTPEQIADDIEHWFREGAADGFNLMPDVLPEGLRAFVDGVVPILQRRGIFRTEYRGGTLREHLGLPRPARRD; encoded by the coding sequence ATGATCACATCCGACGCGCCGCGCGAGCTGCACCTGAACGTCAACGTCCTGCATTCCGGCTTCCTGCCTTCGGCCTGGCGCGTGCCGCAAGCCGACCCTTATGCCTTCGCCGACATCGGCCATTACGTGGCCATCGCCCGCATGGCCGAGGCCGCCAAGCTGGACGCGGTGTTCCTCGCCGACAACGCCGCCATCGCCGACCAGATCCAGTACCGTTCGATCACGGCCCTGGAACCCACCGTGCTGCTGGCCGTGCTGGCCGCCAGCACCTCGCGCATCGGCCTGATCGGCACCGCCTCGACCAGCTACAACGAGCCCTACAACATCGCGCGCCGCTTCGCCACGCTGGACCACGTCAGCCGCGGCCGCGCCGGCTGGAATATCGTCACCACGGCCGACCTTCCCTCCGCCCGCAACTTCAACCGCGACGACGTGCCGGAGCACGGCGCCCGCTACGCGCGCGGCGACGAATTCACCCGGGTGGTGAAGGACTTGTGGGACAGTTGGGCCGACGACGCCTTCCTGGGCGACAAGGCCGCCGGCCGTTTCACCGATCCGCGCCGCATCCGCCCCATCGCGCACGAAGGGGAATACTTCAAGGTCCAGGGCCCGCTGAACCTGCCGCGTCCTCCGCAGGGCCATCCCGTGCTGGTGCAGGCGGGCGCCTCCGGCGACGGCCGCGAGCTGGCGGCCCGGCATGCCGAAGCCGTATTCTCGGCGTCCATTTCCCTGGACGAAGCGCGCGCCTACCGGCGCGACCTGCACGAACGCGCCGAACGCCATGGGCGCGGCCCGCGGGCCATCAAGGTCCTGCCGGGCCTGACCACCATCATCGGCGATACCGAGGCCGCGGCGCTGCGGCGGCGCGACGAACTGGTCGACCTGATCCCGTGGGAATACAGCCTGAACCGGCTGGCGGGCACGCTGGGCATCGCGCCGGACCGCATCGATCCGGACAAACCCCTGCCGCAAGACCTGCCGCTGCCCAACGGCGGGCGCGGCAACCATACCTTCTTCCACGCCACGCTGGCCGCCGGCCGGCGCACCGGCCTTACGGCGCGCCAGTTGGTGCGCGAACTAGCCGGCGGCGGCGGACACCGCGTCATCGTCGGCACGCCCGAACAGATCGCCGACGACATCGAGCACTGGTTCCGCGAAGGCGCCGCGGACGGCTTCAACCTGATGCCCGACGTGCTGCCGGAAGGCCTGCGCGCCTTCGTCGACGGCGTGGTGCCCATACTGCAGCGGCGCGGGATATTCCGCACGGAATATCGCGGCGGCACGCTGCGCGAGCACCTGGGATTGCCGCGGCCGGCGCGCCGCGATTGA
- a CDS encoding acyl-CoA dehydrogenase family protein, whose translation MAFDLDTSNPWYAKAARLRERYAVDAAANDKAGGRPLAQLALLKESGLLKLLLPTDLGGDGQPWSAALRIGREFAKADGAMGHLYGYHFSALLGLGLRGDPERARHYWRESARNNWFWGNTANSFSRSLFGRPDGDGYILDGFRPFTSGAHIADRLSIAWENPEGTERRFAAIPADRAGVVIEHDWDGLGQTQTGSGRVSYHGVRVHADEILGGPVPFQPTASGAAPYRTLGPLVQQSVLLNVFVGSAQGALLAARDYTLTHSRPWIHSGLQKHADDPWIQRQYGELWTQTRAATLLADRAAAALDRAWARGEALSADERGEAALAVAAANVLAGDVALRVTREMFEVMGARSATRTLGFDRYWRNVRIHTLHNPAEYKTRNVGRWLLGLGHPAPGTFQ comes from the coding sequence ATGGCTTTCGATCTGGACACCTCCAATCCCTGGTACGCCAAGGCCGCGCGCCTGCGCGAACGATACGCCGTGGACGCGGCGGCCAACGACAAGGCGGGCGGACGGCCCCTCGCGCAGCTTGCGCTGCTCAAGGAAAGCGGCCTGCTGAAACTCCTGCTTCCCACGGACCTGGGCGGGGACGGCCAGCCCTGGTCGGCCGCCTTGCGCATCGGACGCGAATTCGCCAAGGCGGACGGCGCCATGGGCCATCTCTATGGCTATCATTTCAGCGCGCTGCTGGGCCTGGGCCTGCGCGGCGATCCCGAACGGGCGCGGCACTACTGGCGCGAATCGGCGCGCAACAACTGGTTCTGGGGCAATACGGCCAACAGCTTTTCCAGGAGCCTGTTCGGCCGCCCGGACGGCGACGGCTACATCCTCGACGGCTTCCGGCCCTTCACCTCCGGCGCCCACATCGCCGACCGCCTGTCCATCGCCTGGGAGAACCCGGAAGGCACGGAACGCCGCTTTGCCGCCATCCCGGCCGACCGGGCAGGCGTCGTCATCGAGCATGACTGGGACGGACTGGGCCAGACCCAGACGGGCAGCGGGCGCGTCAGCTACCACGGCGTGCGCGTGCATGCGGACGAAATCCTCGGCGGACCGGTGCCTTTCCAGCCCACCGCCAGCGGCGCCGCCCCCTACCGCACCCTCGGACCGCTGGTCCAGCAGAGCGTGCTGCTGAACGTCTTCGTCGGCAGCGCGCAGGGCGCCCTGCTGGCCGCGCGCGACTATACGTTGACGCATTCCCGTCCCTGGATCCATTCGGGCTTGCAGAAACACGCGGACGATCCCTGGATACAGCGCCAGTACGGCGAACTGTGGACCCAGACCCGCGCGGCCACCCTGCTGGCCGATCGCGCCGCCGCGGCCCTGGACCGCGCCTGGGCGCGCGGCGAAGCGCTGTCCGCGGACGAACGCGGCGAAGCGGCGCTTGCGGTGGCCGCCGCCAACGTGCTCGCCGGCGACGTCGCCCTGCGCGTGACCCGCGAAATGTTCGAGGTCATGGGCGCGCGCTCGGCCACGCGCACGCTCGGCTTCGACCGCTACTGGCGCAACGTGCGCATCCACACCCTGCACAATCCCGCCGAATACAAGACGCGCAACGTCGGCCGCTGGCTGCTGGGCCTGGGCCATCCCGCGCCGGGGACTTTCCAATGA
- a CDS encoding acyl-CoA dehydrogenase family protein: MPLNPSTPTSTPAPYFDPFPPPGDDPLLARAVALRPLLQADAVQRDKAGGRPVAQVALLKRQKLNAAAIPPGHGGDGASWQSILRVVRELARSDGSLAHLYGYQHLPMHAVLAKGSDEQRQRWFSQAAREQWLWSNAGNAMSRTSAAERIAGGWIVDGFRPFSSGSHVADVIHIAWEDAAGARRSALIPADRAGVVVEDDWDGIGQTQTGSGTVSFHGVRVRDDEVLGDASTPLSPFESLVSLLQQSVLANVFIGSAQGALDEARAYTVAHSRPWIHSGVQRHIDDPWIQRAYGDLAIRTLAAVELADDGAARLDRAYALGHSLDAKTRGRLSIDLAAANVYAGETALDVTEKIFELMGARSATRARGYDRFWRNVRTHTLHNPAEYKKRTIGAWLLRHPYAPLGAYR, translated from the coding sequence ATGCCGCTGAACCCATCCACGCCCACATCCACGCCCGCTCCCTATTTCGACCCCTTCCCGCCCCCCGGGGACGACCCGCTGCTCGCGCGCGCCGTCGCGCTGCGACCCTTGTTGCAGGCCGACGCCGTGCAGCGCGACAAGGCGGGCGGACGGCCCGTCGCGCAGGTCGCGCTGCTCAAGCGGCAGAAACTGAACGCGGCGGCCATCCCGCCCGGCCATGGCGGCGACGGCGCATCCTGGCAGTCCATCCTGCGCGTGGTGCGCGAGCTCGCGCGCAGCGACGGATCGCTGGCCCATCTCTATGGCTACCAGCACCTGCCCATGCACGCCGTGCTCGCCAAGGGATCGGACGAGCAACGGCAACGCTGGTTCAGCCAGGCCGCGCGCGAACAGTGGCTGTGGAGCAATGCCGGCAACGCAATGTCCAGGACCAGCGCCGCCGAACGGATCGCGGGGGGATGGATCGTCGACGGCTTCCGGCCCTTCTCCTCGGGCAGCCACGTCGCCGACGTGATCCACATCGCCTGGGAAGACGCGGCGGGCGCGCGCCGGTCGGCCTTGATCCCGGCCGACCGCGCCGGCGTCGTCGTCGAGGACGACTGGGACGGCATCGGACAGACCCAGACCGGCAGCGGCACGGTCAGCTTCCATGGCGTGCGGGTCCGCGACGACGAGGTTCTCGGCGACGCGAGTACGCCCCTGTCTCCCTTTGAATCCCTGGTCTCGCTGTTGCAGCAATCCGTGCTCGCCAACGTCTTCATCGGCAGCGCCCAGGGCGCGCTGGACGAAGCGCGCGCATACACCGTCGCGCACTCCCGCCCGTGGATCCATTCAGGGGTACAGCGGCACATCGACGATCCCTGGATACAACGCGCCTACGGCGACCTGGCCATCCGCACGCTGGCCGCCGTCGAGCTGGCCGACGACGGCGCGGCGCGGCTGGACCGCGCCTATGCCCTGGGCCACTCGCTGGACGCGAAAACGCGCGGCCGCCTGTCCATCGACCTGGCCGCGGCCAACGTCTATGCCGGCGAGACGGCGCTGGACGTGACCGAGAAGATCTTCGAACTGATGGGCGCGCGCTCCGCCACCCGCGCGCGCGGCTACGACAGGTTCTGGCGCAACGTGCGCACGCATACGCTGCACAACCCCGCCGAGTACAAGAAGCGGACCATCGGCGCCTGGCTGCTGCGCCATCCCTATGCGCCGCTGGGCGCCTACCGTTGA